One window of Nitrospira sp. genomic DNA carries:
- the nusB gene encoding transcription antitermination factor NusB — MGARHQARERALQILFQHDIHGKADVHLDEFWNEYSASDESKAFAEQLVQGVLEHKKELDATIGKYATNWTVSRMPIVDRNILRAGLYELLWLDEVPAKVTMDEAIELAKSFGDDDASKFVNAVLDKALATESRLAAKRADPDRAVWRRADSD, encoded by the coding sequence ATGGGAGCTCGTCATCAGGCGCGCGAGCGAGCCTTGCAGATTCTGTTTCAGCATGACATTCACGGGAAGGCTGACGTGCACCTCGACGAGTTTTGGAATGAATATTCGGCGTCTGATGAGTCAAAAGCGTTCGCAGAACAGTTGGTGCAGGGTGTGCTGGAGCACAAAAAAGAGCTCGATGCCACCATCGGTAAGTATGCGACGAATTGGACAGTCAGCCGCATGCCCATCGTCGACCGCAACATCTTGCGTGCTGGACTGTATGAGTTGCTATGGTTGGATGAGGTGCCTGCAAAGGTCACCATGGATGAAGCCATCGAACTCGCGAAAAGTTTCGGCGATGACGATGCCTCAAAGTTTGTGAACGCGGTTTTGGACAAGGCCTTGGCGACCGAGTCGCGGTTGGCTGCAAAGCGGGCGGACCCGGATCGGGCGGTTTGGAGGAGAGCCGACAGTGATTGA
- the purB gene encoding adenylosuccinate lyase produces the protein MIERYTRPRMKAIWDLKHKYEIWLEVELQACAAFERAKQAPRGTAAKIRKKAKVDVERIAEIENVTKHDVIAFLESLMDTVGPEHRFLHMGLTSSDIVDTSLAIQMTEALDLILGGVDELLVVLKQQAFRYKNQVMVGRSHGIHGEPISFGLKMALWYEEVRRHRARLRQVRNEIAVGKLSGAMGTFAHQGPDIEEYVCDKLGLKADPVSNQVVQRDRHAFYSTALALLAASIEKFATEIRHLQRTEVLEAEEFFSEGQKGSSAMPHKRNPIVSENLCGLARVVRANSVAAMENVALWHERDISHSSVERVIMPDSTILIDYMLAKVTDLVKHLVVYPDRMRQNLELTGGLIYSQRLLLTLVEKGAQRKESYEAVQRNAMASWRGGGGLQELVGKDPFISEHLTKSEIAACFNPTHYLRHLDQIYRRVFGQGGQRSPGIKRKGARS, from the coding sequence GTGATTGAGCGTTACACGCGTCCCCGAATGAAGGCCATCTGGGACCTGAAGCATAAGTATGAGATCTGGTTGGAGGTTGAACTGCAGGCCTGTGCGGCCTTCGAGCGGGCCAAACAGGCACCGCGAGGGACGGCGGCGAAAATCCGGAAGAAGGCCAAGGTCGATGTCGAACGGATCGCCGAAATCGAAAATGTTACGAAACACGACGTGATCGCCTTTCTTGAATCGCTCATGGACACGGTAGGGCCGGAACATCGGTTTCTCCACATGGGACTCACGTCCTCGGACATTGTCGATACCTCGCTTGCCATACAAATGACCGAGGCGCTCGATCTGATCCTGGGAGGGGTTGATGAGCTTCTCGTCGTGCTGAAACAGCAGGCGTTCCGTTACAAAAACCAGGTGATGGTGGGGCGGTCACATGGCATTCACGGGGAGCCAATCTCATTTGGTCTGAAGATGGCCCTGTGGTACGAAGAAGTCCGACGTCATCGGGCACGGTTGCGACAGGTGCGGAACGAGATTGCCGTCGGCAAGTTGTCCGGCGCGATGGGGACCTTCGCGCACCAGGGGCCCGACATCGAAGAATATGTGTGCGACAAACTCGGCTTGAAGGCGGATCCCGTCTCGAATCAGGTTGTCCAACGTGATCGCCATGCCTTCTATTCAACGGCGCTTGCCTTGCTTGCTGCAAGCATCGAGAAGTTTGCCACCGAGATTCGTCATCTTCAGCGCACAGAAGTGCTCGAAGCCGAAGAGTTTTTCTCAGAAGGACAAAAGGGATCGTCGGCGATGCCTCACAAACGGAACCCGATTGTCTCGGAGAACCTCTGCGGCTTGGCTCGGGTGGTGCGGGCCAACAGCGTAGCGGCGATGGAAAACGTCGCACTCTGGCATGAACGCGACATCAGCCATTCGTCCGTCGAGCGGGTGATCATGCCGGACAGTACAATCTTGATCGACTACATGCTTGCCAAGGTGACGGATCTGGTCAAGCACTTGGTCGTCTACCCTGATCGAATGAGGCAGAACCTCGAACTGACGGGCGGACTCATTTATTCGCAGCGGTTGCTGTTGACCCTGGTTGAGAAGGGGGCGCAACGAAAGGAGTCATACGAAGCGGTTCAGCGCAATGCCATGGCCTCCTGGAGGGGAGGGGGCGGATTGCAAGAATTGGTCGGCAAAGACCCTTTTATTTCAGAGCATCTCACAAAGAGTGAAATTGCCGCCTGTTTCAACCCAACACACTATCTGCGCCACCTCGATCAGATCTATCGGCGGGTGTTCGGGCAGGGAGGACAGCGTTCGCCAGGCATCAAGAGGAAGGGAGCGCGATCATGA
- the ribH gene encoding 6,7-dimethyl-8-ribityllumazine synthase, producing MKHRKAERSAAGLRFGIVAAKFNQQITNKLVNACVDTLSAHGVRKENMHVVRVPGAFEIPLVARAMAKSGRFNAVICLGAVIRGDTPHFEYISAEVSRGIGQAALDTDIPVIFGVLTTETVAQAVERADRKKFNRGGEAAKSAIEMVMVMKQVDRMRQKSETGKSVTPRTAARRLAN from the coding sequence ATGAAACACCGAAAAGCTGAGCGTTCTGCGGCGGGACTTCGGTTCGGTATCGTCGCGGCGAAGTTCAATCAACAGATCACGAACAAATTAGTGAATGCCTGCGTCGATACGCTGAGTGCCCATGGTGTCCGTAAAGAAAACATGCATGTCGTGCGGGTACCGGGAGCGTTCGAAATTCCGCTCGTAGCTCGTGCTATGGCCAAGTCAGGTCGGTTCAATGCGGTCATTTGCTTGGGGGCGGTCATTCGTGGCGACACCCCACATTTTGAGTATATCAGTGCCGAAGTGAGTCGAGGCATCGGTCAAGCGGCTTTAGACACCGATATTCCGGTCATCTTCGGTGTGTTGACCACTGAGACGGTTGCGCAGGCGGTAGAGCGTGCGGACAGGAAGAAATTCAACCGTGGCGGCGAGGCGGCGAAGTCCGCGATCGAGATGGTGATGGTGATGAAACAGGTGGACAGGATGAGACAGAAATCGGAGACGGGGAAATCGGTTACACCACGGACGGCCGCGCGGCGGCTTGCGAACTAG